The Papilio machaon chromosome 2, ilPapMach1.1, whole genome shotgun sequence genome segment TTATTCACCGTGACGGTAGGTACTTATTACACTTTGGAATAGATATTTAtgcatacatatatatttttttaaagcacctttgcatttataataagggaattttgaaataaatctgCTAAGAATTTTGTGGTATACCGTTGTACACTACATTTTCCGATACcgtgtaataatgttttttaatgaagCGCctgttaaaaaacataaacgttTTCTTACAGGCGCTTCAGACGCTCTTCAtatgagaaaaaatatttgtgacacaaaactatttttaatgtaagaaaaaaatataattaaaaaataacgttacATTAAAGTTGAGTGGTCgtagcttttaaaattttttgaagATATCCTCTACTTTTAAGTGATAGACAAAATTTCAAACtcaagttaatataaatatttttgttcctACCAAAATAACTACCTATcactatatattatataagatAAGAGATATAATAAGATTTACGAATAATAAGATGGTACACACAAGCACACCAATTTAATCTATCTAAATAGATAcagtaataaaagtaatttaaaacaaagcttattaaaattttgatatatagTCAGGTCTATAGTTATATCAAAAGTCtttgtcaaattaaataacgaAAACAGCCGATATCGGAACGTTTGCGCGTGGCGTAGTTATCTTTAAACTTTTATcacttttaaatctatatatataaaagaaagtcgtgttagttacaccatttataactcaagaacggcagaatcgatttgactgaaaattggtgggcaggtagcttagaaccaggaaaaggacataggataatttttaccccgttttctttcttttttttttttattccacgcggacggagtcgcgggtaaaagctagtctatatatataaaagaaagtcgtgttagttacaccatttataactcaagaacggctgaatcgatttgactaaaaattggtgggcagatagcttagaaccaggaataggacataggataatttttaccccgttttctattatttttttttatttcgcgcggacggagtcgcgggtaaaaaaaGACATGATTTAGTCGTTATTGATAAGACAGGAAGCAAAATAGTTAGCGTATTTTCCGAAACTTATAATCCAGTGATATTCGAAGGAAGATAAACAGATAAATGGCTTTATTGGATCATAAGAAGTTAAACATTTCCGGCTAAagtctatttataataaagtactaTTGAATgcctgtaaatattttttccctACATTATTGATTCGTCCATTCTacacattttcaatttcaggaccttaaagacaatttttgaaaacatgttatagttttttttttttttcaaaatgtaactAGAGCTAAGTATTTATAaaccttataaataaaaactttgtaatgtCCTTTAAAATATGCACATACAAGAAGAACAAAAATGTCAACCATtaaaagtttagtttttaatacacTAAGTAGGAAGCTTCATTATATTGTAGAAATTGTAGAtaatcgtaaaaaaatcgCATAGTTTTGAGGACTGAATTTTGTGCTCTGTCAGTCTAAATCATAAAGATTCTAGCATAATATACTATACTACACAGATATATTACGAAGGAATTAGATTGATTAGTAATTAGTAGTAATTTTTGTAGTTCTGGCCGAGAGAGCATATAGAATATGGAGTTTAAAGAAATGGTTTTTATcgatatattatataagatATCGAAATATAAGGAATGTAAACTGcttttgttatgtttatttggaaatttaatataattagatCGGATCTAAGAAGTGTAGCGTGAGACACACGCATTAACACCAGGATTAGTACGAGAACATCTGTACATCTGGCTGCTGTGTCACATAACCTATAGATGTATGCTTTGTTTTAGTGAACCAATTCAAGCCCCTTACCCAAAtccaatccatccatccattaatccaaacattcgcatttatcatattagtaacattaaagAATTTGTAGTTAAACGaaataacatgtttaaataatttaattgaatcattttgtttatcataaaatattaagcatTGCATTGGATCCAGTAGGTGTAGGTGTAAAAGCAATAacgtattaatttaaagtgttcctgtatatttcaaataaatttattatgaaaattaggCATTAGACTGGATCCAAGAGGTGTAGCGCGACACACGAGCATTAACACCAGGGAAATAGGCAAGAGCACACTCGTGCCCCCAGGAGCATACACCAACGACAACGTTGTTGTGAATGAGGGGGCCGCCGGAGTCGCCTTGGCACTGGTCGCGACCCCCGACATCGAGCCATCCGGAGCACAACATGTTGTCGGTGACAGTTGATCCCCTGGTAGCGTAACGTTGCCTGCATGTGTTCTGGTTGACGGTCCAGATTTGTACATGGCGTAGTTGTTCAGAACTTTGTCCTCTgaactataacaaaaaaatattcatttagttATGAgccaatataaaataataagaaggTAATGAAATTGAAGGCATACTTACAGCAATAGCGCCCCATCCTATAGCCCAAACCTGTTGATTATCACCAAGGTTGTAGTTAGAACCTGCAATGCTAGCAGCACGAACGTTGTTGTTGAATGCGAAGTTGGAAGAGGATCGCAGGACAGCAACATCGTTGTCCAGATTGCGAGTGTTGTAATTCGGATGTATGATGATTGTGTTAGTATTGTGGACGACACCACCGCTGTTAGCATTAGTAGATCCGACACGGATGCGCCACCGACTAGCAGAGTCGCGCCTGAAAATCAAAGAAATCAGTTTTAAAGTAACTTTCAATTAGCACCTATTGTAAACACAATTTGTACTCAAACTTACCAAACACAATGAGCAGCAGTCAAAATAGATCGGTTATTCAAGATCGTCCCGCCGCAAGCTTGCCTGTGGTTTGAACCAGTCCATGAGTACAGCAAAGCAGCACCGTATGGATACTGTGAAATAGTGGTTGTCGATCCACCAACAATCCTCTGAGGATTCCTGGGGACAGCTGtaacataaaactttttttttttaatttcttatacctattggttttaatttttcaaaaataaacaatacattatattttaaaccataattataaattaatttctcacCTGCCACGACGGCCAGGCCCAGAGCCAACAACAACAGGGTGATGCGCATTGTAGAGcgttttgaaataaactaactAATGATGATCATATTTATACAGAATTCGATGTCGTTAAACTATATGATACTGAAGATACAACGTAATcgctataataaattaataactaattcatctgtgataattttatatgtataaatgttatcatgcaatcttactaatattatagaaggacagttggatgaatggatggatgtttgttgaaaggtatttccagaacggctaaacggatcaagatgaaattcggcacagttatagaacatagtctggaaggacacatgGCAATAGGAAGAATACATACCAAGTTCtcttttaattctgcgcgaacggagtagtgggcgacagctagtatatgtaGGAAGTGTCAATGGTATTGAGGTACTTATATTGGAgctcaatttattaaataatagaacATAATTGGTACTAAGCAATGGATTAACATTCCCAGCTTGGTTGAGTAGGGGTGCGACCTCTTGTTGTGTTTCGACAGAGACTGGACTGTTGTAGTTCGTACGGGTCGGTGAACGGATCGAAGTTTGCCTCTACGCTAGCAACCTTGCGTAACTGATCGTCTTGAAATTGTTATATATCGCGGTGTACAGACAATCAAGGAGTAGTTTCGTGGTAATGAGAGTATTCCGTTACTACTCGTATCCCCGTGTTGTTCACAGTAGACGAATACCTCCGTGCTAGACCAGCGTTAGATGACACTTCGTACCAATATGTATAAGTTCATTTATGTTTAGTtactatcaaataaatttctgCACATTACAAATCTTAGTCGTAGTCTTTCTAGTCAATTTAATTAGGAAGCTAAAAGtcgaatttgaattaaaaaaattaccagtAAAACCTAAAAATTTACAACTAGTTACTACCGTAAAAGTCTGAAAAgttatgttacttttgtttatttcgaGCATTTACAGCCATTCACTGGTTAAGTCATAAGATTTACTTAAAGTACACGGTAAATATCGATGAACAGTCTATTaacattgtgttttaaaataataaaaaagtgaattatttaaaaaaaataattatgttcttAAACATTATCACGGTAATTAGCtgtttatcaatatttatgttctttaagatttttataatgaaaccCTAATCTGCTTATCTATTTATAAGCGCTTATACGTCGCTTCGATATTCTTTACAATTTCATAATAGTTATACTATGTATATGgaaaataaatacgaaaaattatttatacggtatttattatcattataataGTGTTCTCAAAATCACGGTCATTgaaatctttttctttttgtcttTTAATCGGGTTGTTTGCAAGTTCGTGCTCACTAATCTCAGAAACGGCTTCACAAaacctaaataaaaagttttacaaactgaattttaaaaggtaaaattgaaattatttcttacattaaaaattcttttattttaaacaaattaagcaTTAGACTGGATCCAGGAAGTGTAACGTGAGACACGAGCATTAACACCAGGGAAGTTAGCGAGCGCGCACTGAAATCCCCAGGAGCATACACCCACGATAACGTTATTGTGGATGAGAGGGCCGCCAGAGTCGCCTTGGCACTGGTCACGACCACCGACACCGAGCCAGCCGGAACACAACATGTTGTTGGTAATGGTTAGTCCTCGCGAAGCGTAATTGTTCCTGCATGTATTCTGGTTGATAGTCCAGATTTGCACGTGACGCAGCTGTTCAGAGGCTGGTCCTTGGAACTGTAACCAAACGAATGTGAAGATTTCTGTGtcaattaaatagttttaagtaTAGTATAGAAgttgtaatatgtataaaaatggaCAGAACAATATAGTAAATGAAATTCGCTCTTATTAAGCACAATCATTTCCATCAAATAAATACGGGTTTTTATTggattgaagttttttttgtatcaaacgatggcaaacgagcaaactgctacctgaatttgccgaaatagcgaggcgaccgttgctcATATACATCCGctaatgcagatgcgttgcctacctttaatcaacgaagaAAGGGACGCACataaagaagatatttccccttcctatgtatcccctcttccgccataTCCACCTCCCCTTGCCATACTTTTCTAATTAGAAAAGTGTGAAAAGGGAAagtagactaaaattaggcctccggcaccacacttatcagacgaaacgcggaattgcttccacttcacgcctgtcttctatgtggtagtggtatttcactggtctacccggcccattcgttcacccaaaaaatattgttgttgcgggatctacctcTGTTAAAAATGACTggacagtaataaaaataaataaagtctaCTACTTGTCTGTATAAGTCTActataactaataaaaatgagttactgtgattttcgttttttacatttgaaattatttcttgATACCAAGTGGTGTTAcatttgtatattatgtaaaacgtTAAACCCATTTAGGGTTATAATGGTACTTACAGAAGTAGCGCCCCATCCGATAGCCCACACAACTTGGTTGTCAGCTAGGTTGTAGTTGGATCCGGCAATACTTGCAGCGCGCACATTGTTGTTAAATCCCCATGTGGAAGAAGACCTCAGGAGAGCAATGTCATTGTCCTGACTGTTGGAGTTGTAGTTGGGGTGCATAATGATTCTGTTAGTGTTGTAGACGTTGCCGCCGCTGTTAGCGTTAGTGGATCCTAAACGAATGCGCCACTGGTTTGCTGAGTCGCGGCtgcgaataaaataaataattcttatgAAAAGTATTTATTCGAGCTGCGAGTCATTCTGGAGGTATTTTACTTACAAGAAACAATGAGCAGCAGACAAAATAGATCTGTTGTTCAAGATGGTTCCACCGCAAGCTTGCCTGTGGTTTGAACCACCCCATGAGTACAGCAAAGCAGCACTATATGGGTACTGTGAAATAGTGGTTGTCGATCCACCAACAATCCTTTGAGGATTCCTGGGTACGGCtgcaatgataaaaaataattctccATTTTTTTATCCTACTGTAAGAATAGCATCAGCCACTAAGAATGTCGtgcaataatattaagaaaaatgtattttttgcaGGAGCGATTTTTAAGATGTGCCTtcatctaatttaaatttcgaaacGGATCAACCATTTACCTATGGTGATTcattttaactataattttacacaaaaataaatgacgTAAACTCACAAAtcttaatattgaaataacataatattttagctCATAATTACTGGTTATATAATCCTTATACAACAAACGTACCTggataaatcaaaataattaaaatgtaaacgtATGATTCATTTAAACAATAGTACACGACTCTATCCAATCTAACTTATTACTAAGgtcttcataaaattatacgaaCTACTACgaattatacgtaaaaaattaacaagtaaacaaatgtgtttttacattttgtattataatccTTAACTAATATCCTCACCTGCCACTACAGCCAGGCCTAAAGCCAACAACAACAGGGTGATGCGCATTGTCGTTGTTTTGCGAGTATTTACAAAACACTCAAATGATGCTCATATTTATACTCAAATCGTTGTCACCAGATACgatataaaatagatacatAATCGCATctataaattgatattaaagtCATGCGTAATTATGTTACTGTCAATTTTGTATCTAtgataaactagcttttacccgcgactccgtccgcgcggaataaaaaatagaaaacggggtaaaaattatcctatgtccgtttcctggttctaagctacctgcccaccaattttcagtcaaatcgattcagccggtcttgagttataaatggtgtaactaacacgactttattttatatatatagatttaccgTGAATCACTAccgtaatatttgtttaaatacaaataatacaagtaCTATtcgtttaaatacaaataaaaaatatattgggCCTAGcacaattatttgaaaatcgccatcgtatcgtcatcgacaaaatttgtataaaaatgtgtgcagcgccccctatcgggtgtatataaaaaatctcatactaatttaaacataattgacAATTTAGCCACAGGCAAAGAAAGTAAAGCAAACTTTTTCAACGTAAACAACAACTATTGTCATTAGCCGttgtattgacacatattgttgtctcttgTTTTTCTTCAACTCCGTCGAATCAACTTCCcatttccatcctttccttataagtaagggatgggaagggaaaggagaataaaattaagcctccagCATGCACACTCATCAAACGAAACGCGGTATTACTTCCAGTTCAGGCCAGTCTtatgtgtggtcgtggtatttcacagTAGGATTATACCtctaaatgcgaaagtttagatggatggatggatgtttgtttgaagatatctctggaccggctcaacagatttcgctgaaatttggcacagatgtagaacatagtctggataaACATAAACACAAAGACtacttattgattttttatttttaattccgcgcggagtcgcaggcgacagctagtgtttttatatttctggttGGACTATACATTTTACTTTCGATGATAGATAgattagatgatagatatatgccaccaaggacttttatttagcaaatttaaggatctataattactccatacaaaatttttatgtaggtaaagcaaaattgtgcttttcattGTAACACGACGTAGCATTTTTCGTATTCGCGTAATTATATTCTTTCGATATCtgctaaactattagacagaatgatataatttcaaggacaaatataatctacattaaattttcttgataatgaacatatttatttacataagagTTGATACTGAACTCCAAAATTGGACGACTACGGTGGGCGGGACACGTCGCACGTATGGATGATTGCAGAGTTCCTAAACGCTTGTTGGAGATTAAACCGGATGGACGTAGAGCACGTGGTAGGCCAAAGTTGAGATGGCGGGATGACGTCGAACGCGATCTTAAAAATATCGGCATTAAGAGCTGGACGCAAACAGCACAAAGTAGACCAGTGTGGAGGAATTTACTTGACCAGGACCAGGCCCACCCGCGGCTGTAGCGCCTcagatgataatgatgatgatactgaactcgaataatagcgtcggaaataaattaaattgatatttctaaagaaaaaaatggttattgtgagaaaactataaaagatagtgtTGATTTGGTATTCTGagaatatacctatacatactcCTTTGATAATTCTGACCTACTTGGCTTTTTATGTAGTATGTTtagattattttgaattaggaatgtcagtattattttcttcaaagaagtaagatgtctagtaatctaaaataactgtttaacttttgtatacatatttaataatgatccTGTATCAACTgaattatatgtaatatgtttAAGTAGGAATAAATGTTTTCCGAATCAATCCTTAAGTGTCTTTTTGGTTTGAGAGTGATCCCATCAGCAACATCTATCATTTCAagagatagatatatgctatcacgaacttttatttagcacatttaaaaagctacaatTCGTCCTTACATCtgttttatgtaggtcctatagtttagcctacgtaagcgctgtaagcaaaattgtccctaattttcgcaacaaattttgaagctaaattcaaaatctactagtcttctcgttatttaaaaaaaaccaaaaaaattggacccatctgcaagcacttcctttcgattaaaataatttttatcaaaatcggagcaccaggaGCGGAAcatcgcagtaacacacataaaaaaacagtcgaattgataacctccttgtttttgaagtcgactaaaaataataaaaaaattatttattttaaacaattgaattatttgaattcctttaaaaaataatttatgttcttAAACATTATCACGGTAATTAGCTGTTTATCGATATTTATcctttaagatttttttaatgaaacccTAATCTACTTAACTATTTATAAGTGCTTCTACGTCTCTTCGATATTCTTTACAATTTCATAATACAGTTATATGCaaagctgggcattaactcgttaaaccgttaatcgttaattaacgaagttaacattttgcttaacggattaacttttaagttagcttcaaaaagtattaacgcttttgttaacttccgttaattaaatccgttaatcgttacattcgaaacttggagacgtgctgtcattttgtttaaattacgcggcacgccacgctcgtaagttcagctatgttgtgCGAATGTCGGCGattcgaatggtgaacgaacgagttggtAATTGATAAATCGAGGCCCCTATCGAATAATCCTGTAATGCACTCTTACCGGGTTCTTGCTTTTCCGTCGAATTCGGCATCTAAAGGTCCTATTAcacgttgtgattttttttatattttctttacagaTTTACGAATTACGAagataaaaagtcattattgaaacagattttttttttatttccggtattatcatttttccttcatagcacagaatacgcccggaatacatcaatgaaaattaaatacaatgtagctataaaaacaagctttgttttggtatctaaaagattcttgtacaataattattaagttattatagaaatacggttttttgcttctcctgaaaaatttgatttttcctattacgggGTTATTCGGTTGGGGCGTCGTTATGTGAAATTCCCTTGCAAGTGTGATGTATCAGAGCATCCGGGAAAGaagtgaccaacaggacaaaatcaaaagaatattcgaaatagtatatttcattacgagtgcggaaagcctgtgaTTGAAAAGAGTttcgacaaatgtctacccgaccCGAGGCGCAggcgaaggtgagggttgacagtcgGATCAAGTTgcaatgacagttccgcacgtgtactgaacagctatttttaatacagttgcgaaaaaattaagcaatttaatagaataataaaaacacaataaactcaactaacaattattttttttgaaaatggcgccaaccgtaaaagaacataagcaaagatttttttttgttttcttcaccctttctgggtaggcaaaggaaACTATGGCCATacaaccaagtcttcagtagatttttttattgatatgaaatgaaaatgaaatttaatgagatgaaattaaattaaacctaacctaactcattgaatcaaatcattaaatctgatattgaaacaaattagtaGCTTCtttgtagaaatatttgcatgaatcataaaatcttctatgatattttaaaaacatcgtggttttttttctttttaatagacattattttgacagacCGCACCAGTTCTGAAaaggtaaagaaaaaatatactattcaTACTTTTGTCTAACTTGAGATACAAATACCACTAACGGACTATAGGttcaattgcaatcaaaaCTATCAAGTGTGAAAAGATCGAATTAATGtcttatagaatgtatagtgaaattactattttaaacaagtgtcgccacaataagtgtgaaattagtatgtttaattttggtatggaTAACTgataacgattaactttaacttgcgttaaattttcgagaattcaacgctttaacgattaacgaagttaacttttcgattaactgtgcccacctatggttATATGTATATGGAAAATAAatgagaaaaattatttatgcggcatttattatcattataataaaatgttctcGAAATCACAGTTATTGgaatctttttctttttatcggTTTGTTTGCAAGTTCGTGCACACTAATCTCAGAAACGGCTTCACAAaacctaaataaaaagttgtacaaactgaattttaaaaggtcaaattgaaattatttcttacattaaaaattcttttattttaaacaaattaagcaTTAGACTGGATCCAGGAAGTGTAACGTGAGACACGAGCATTAACACCAGGGAAGTCAGCAAGCGCGCACTGAATTCCCCAGGAGCATACACCCACGATAACATTATTGTGGATGAGAGGGCCGCCAGAGTCTCCTTGGCACTGGTCACGACCACCGACACCGAGCCAGCCGGAGCACAACATGTTGTTGGTAATGGTTAATCCTCGCGAAGCGTAATTGTTCCTGCATGTATTCTGGTTGATAGTCCAGATTTGCACGTGACGCAGCTGTTCAGAGGCTGGTCCTTGGAACTGTAACCAAAAGAATGTGAggatcaattaaataattttaagttgtaatatgtataaaaatggaCAGAACAATATAGTAAATGGAATTCGCTCCTAATAAGCACAATCATTTCCATCAACTAAACACAGCTTTTTATaggattgaatttttttttgtatcaaaaggtggcaaacgagcaaactgctacctgaattcgccgaactAGCGAGGCTACCGTTCCTCGTAGAAATGCGCAAGTTCAGATACGTCGCCTACCCATATTAATCAACGAAGAAAGTGACGTACATAAAGAGGATAATTCCCCTTCCTATACGTCTCGTCTTCCGCCAAGTCCACTTGTGTGACTAAAGACTaaagtggactaaaattaggcctccggcaccacacttatcagacgaaacgcgcaattgcttccactt includes the following:
- the LOC106709271 gene encoding trypsin, alkaline C — encoded protein: MRITLLLLALGLAVVAAVPRNPQRIVGGSTTTISQYPYGAALLYSWTGSNHRQACGGTILNNRSILTAAHCVWRDSASRWRIRVGSTNANSGGVVHNTNTIIIHPNYNTRNLDNDVAVLRSSSNFAFNNNVRAASIAGSNYNLGDNQQVWAIGWGAIAFRGQSSEQLRHVQIWTVNQNTCRQRYATRGSTVTDNMLCSGWLDVGGRDQCQGDSGGPLIHNNVVVGVCSWGHECALAYFPGVNARVSRYTSWIQSNA